Within Mycobacterium heckeshornense, the genomic segment AACACATCGGCGCGGCTTTGCGCGGCGACGAGGTGCTGGTGCAGCTGTTGTCGGAGCCCAGTGGCGGATCGGATCTGGCCGGTGTGCTCACCCGGGCCGAGCGGCGCGGTGACCGGTGGGTGATCAACGGCGCAAAGACGTGGAGCACCAGTGCCTTTGCCGCCGACTACGGATTGTGTCTGGCTCGCACCGACTGGGACGTGCCCAAACACGAGGGGCTGACCATGTTCCTGGTGCCGATCGCTCATCCGGGAATCACGTTGCGGCGCATCACCCAACTCAACGGCTCCACCGAGTTCTGCGAGGAGTTCCTCGACAACGTCGACGTCGGTGACGATGCCGTCGTTGGTGAGGTGAACAATGGATGGACCGTCGCGTCACGGCAGCTCTACCACGAACGTCGCGCGGTCGGCCAAGGTTCGGAATTCGCCAGCGGGTCAGGGAGCGAGGGCGGACGCTCGACGCCGGTGGATTTTGTGGCCTTGGCTCGAAAGACCGGCCAGGGCGACGACGAACGTGTGCGGGAAATGGCGGGCCGGGTGCTGGTGCATCGCGCGGTCAGCGACCAGCTCTCCGAGCATGTGTACCGCAGTGTGCGCGACGGTAGCTTACCGCCGGCTGCCGGAACCCTGATCCGGCTGTTCCACGCCGACACCGTGACCTTGGACATGGACACCGCGCTGGCCATCGCGGGCACGGCGGGAGTGGTTGGCGCCGAGGGGGACGGCCTAGAGCATGGGCTGCGGTACCTGTCGCGGCAGACGGTTGCCATCGGCGGCGGCACCACAGAGATGGCCCGCAACGTAATCGGGGAGCGGGTGTTGGGCTTTCCGCGGGAATACGCCGCCGACCGCGGTGTGCCGTTCAAGCAGGTGCGTCACGGCAAGATGTAGCGCTCGGCGTTACAGGATCGCGCCGCTGTCTTTGGCCGTGGCGATGTCGTCCCAGTCGTAGCCGAGCTCCAGCAGGATTTCCTCGGTGTGCTGGCCATGCTCGGGCGCTCGCGTCGGCGGTGGCGGCGTTTCGCCGAATTGGACCGGTGCTGCGACCATTTGGTACTCCACACCGCGGTCGTCGGCATTAGTGATGAGATAGCCATTCGGTTTGGCCTGCGGGTCCTGAAGCACTTCGCGGGGTGTGGCCAGCGGTGCCCACACGCCGGGCTCGTCAGCCAGCGCTGCCCGCCAGTACTCCAAGTCGTGCTCGGCGAATTTGGCAGAGATGATAGCGGTGGCCTCAGCGGCGTTGGCGACCAGATTCGACGACGGCACGAAGCGCTCGTCGGTAGCCAGTTCCGGTAGACCTATCCGCCGACAGAACCCGGCCCAGAACTTGTCAGGCTGCAGGAAGACCAACTGGATCCACCGGCCGTCTTTGGTCTTGTACCTGTTAACCAGCGGGTTGATGGCCAATCCCGGAGGCGCGCCGGGGATTCCGTCGACATCGAAAAGGTCGGCGACCGAAATCGAGGGAGCAATGCTCCACATCGCCTGGGCCAGCAGCGACGAGTCCACAATCGTCGGCTCCCCGGTCCGTTGCCGGTGGAACAATGCGCCGCAGATGCCGCCGGCCAATGTGATTCCGGCCTGCAGGTCACCGAAGGCCGGACCCTGAACGGCGGGATGCTCGGTGCCAAACGGTGTGAGGGTGTAGGCCACGCCACCGCGAGCCAGGTAGGTGGCGGCGTCGAATCCGCCTCGATCACGGTCCGGCCCGCGTACCCCCAGTCCGGTTCCGCGCGCGATGATGATGTTCGGATTGAAGCCCCGAATATCTGCGACCGTCAGGCGCACTCGCTCCAATGCCGCCGGTAGCCAGTTGGTGAGCAGCACGTCGGCCTGGGCGAGGAGCCGGCCGAAGATCTCGCGACCGGTGTCGGTCTTCAGATCCAGCGCGATGCTGCGTTTGCCGCGGTTGCTCAACTCAAGGATGAAGTCGGTGTCGGCGCGCGCGGCTTGGCGGGTGAAACCCCCGATGACGAGCGCTCTTCCGGGGTCGCCGCTGGCGACGCTTTCGACCTTGATGACGTCGGCGCCCCAGTCCGCCAGCGCGACGCCGGCGGCCGGCACATACGTCCACGACGCGAGCTCCACGACCCGGACGCCACTGAGTACGCCTGACATCTGACCATCCTTCGCTCAGGTCTCGCACAACCGCTGCCAGGCACATCGCAGCGGGTGTCTTTTCTATTTTAGGTAATCTAGCTAGCATAGGTCTGGCCTGAGGCGACTTTGCGAGCGAGCAGCTTCTTTGAAAGAGATGCGATGGAGTCGGACGTTCGTCTCGTTTGCTTGGCTGATCGCGTAGCCAAGGTCCCGTCACGCCAGCGGGAATGGCTGCCAATGATGTTGGGCCGTAACGCAGGTGTGCGGTTTCTCAGAAAGGACCGGGTATGGGCAGGGTGACGGGTAAAGTGGCGCTGATCAGCGGGGCCGCGCGCGGTCAGGGCCGTTCGCATGCGCGGATGCTTGCCGCGGAGGGCGCCGACATCATCGCGGTGGACCTGTGCGCCGACATCGAAACCAACGAGTATCCGCTGGCTCGGCCGGAGGATCTCGACGAGACAGCAAGGCTCGTCGAGAAAGAAGGGCAGCGAGCGTTCGCGGCGATTGCCGACGTCCGCGACCGCGCAGCCCTGTCCGAGGCGATCGATCGCGGCGTCGCCGAGCTCGGCCGCCTCGACGTCGTGGTGGCCAACGCCGGCATCTGTCCGTTGACTGCGGGCCTGCCGCCGCAGGCGTTCGCCGACGCCGTCGACGTGGATCTTGTCGGCGTCATCAACCTCGTGCACGCCAGCCTCAAACACCTGCAGGCCGGCGCGTCGATCATCGTGACCGGGTCGGTGGCGGCGTTCATGGCTTCGATGAACACCGGTGGCATCGACGGCGGCCCCGGCGGAGCCGGGTATGCCTTCGCGAAACAGGTTGTCGCGCACTACGTCAACGATTTCGCGCTGCAATTGGCTCCCAAATTCATCCGGATGAACGCGATCCACCCGACGAACTGCAACACCGACATGCTGCACAGTCCGCCGATGTATCGGGCTTTCCGCCCCGACCTGCCGAACCCGACCCGAGACGACGCCGAGCTGTCGTTTCCGGTGATCCAGGCGATGCCGATCCCGTATGTCGAACCCGTGGACATCAGCGAGGCTGTGGTGTTTCTGGCCAGTGACGCCGCCCGCTACATCACCGGCCAGCAACTGCGTGTCGACGCTGGCGGTTTCCTCAAAGTCAAGCCCTGGTCGGGGGTGTGATGGAGCCGTCGGTGTCACCAGAGGTGCCGCCAGACATTCAACGCCGCCTGTATGCGTTGATGGTGCTGATGAAGGCGGCCGACGACCGGCTATCCAAGGGCATCGGGACCGGCGAGTTCATGTGCGTGTATTGGCCGTCGCGCGGACAGGAGGCCGTTGCGGCCGCGATGGGTGTCTCGCTGCGTGAAGACGACCAGTTGGTGACGACCTACCGCGGACTGCACGATCTGATCGGCAAGGGCGTCCCGCTGGAGGAGATCTACGGCGAGATGATGGGCCGCACTGTCGGCGCCAGCCGCGGCAAGGGCGGCACCATGCACATCGCCAATCCCGGCAAGGGTGTCATGCTCTCGACGGGGATCGTCGGCGCCGGACCTCCGGTGGGTGTCGGGCTGGCGATGGCCGCCAGGCGCAAGGGGCTCGACCGGGTCACCGCGGTCAGCTTCGGTGATGGCGCCACCAACACCGGCTCCTTCCACGAAGCAGCCAACATGGCCGCGCTGTGGGACCTGCCGCTGGTGTTCGTGTGCCAGAACAACGGCTACGCCGAGATGACGCCGACCGAACACACCATGAAACTCGAGCGCGTCGCCGATCGGGCCGCCGGCTATGGGATGCCGGGAATTCGCGTCGATGGCAACGACCCGCTGGCGGTGAAATCGGCGCTCGATGAAGCGTTGCACCGGGCCCGAAGCGGCGGCGGGCCAACTTTTCTCGAGTGTGTGACGTTCCGCTTCCGCGGCCACTATTTCGGCGATCGGATGCCGTATATACCCAAAGAGCAGCTTGCGGCGGCGATGACGGCCGATCCCGTGCCGCGGTTCCGCAGCCGTCTCGCCGAGACAGGTGTGTGCGCCGAGGAGGAGCTGGAGCGCATCGAGCGCGAGGCCGCCGACACCGTGGAAACGGCATTGCGGGCCGTCATGAGCGCTCCAGCGCCGGGGATCGAAGAGCTCGAGCACGACGTATATGCCCAACCGATCACGTCCCCGAGATGAGCGAGTCGGCCATGGACGAAAAAGAGATGACGATGCGTGAGGCACTCAACCTCGCGCTGGATCAAGCCATGCAGGTCGACGAGCGAGTGTTCTTGCTGGGCGAGGACATAGCCGACCCTGGCGCCACCGGCCCGACCGCCGGCTTGTCGACGAAGTACGGTCGCGACCGCGTGCTGGACACGCCGATCTCGGAAGCCGGGATCGTCGGGGCGGCGATCGGCGCCGCGATCGACGGCCTGTTGCCGGTCGCCGAGATCATGATCATGGATTTCATTGGTCTTGCCGCCGACCAGTTGATCAACCATGCCGCCAAGCTGCGATTCATGACCGGTGGACGCACCGGGGCGCCGATCACAGTGCGCACCCAGGTGTATGGCGGACTGGGCACCGGCGCGACACACTCCCAAAGCCTGGAGGCGTGGTTCATGCACGTTCCCGGGCTGAAGGTGATCGTTCCGTCCACTCCGCGCGACGCCAAAGGCCTGTTGACATCGGCGATCTTCGACGAGGACCCGTGCCTGTTCGTCGAGACCATCCGGCTGCAAACCCAGCGCGGCTTAGTCCCGATCGATCCGGAGTTTTGCATTCCTCTCGGCCGGGCCGAGATCAAACGAACCGGCGCTGACGTGACCCTGATCAGCTACGGGCGCAGTGTGCAGGACGCACTCGCTGCCGCGGCACGCCTGCAGGAACAAGATGTTAGCGCCGAAGTGGTCGATTTGCGTACCCTGGTACCGCTCGACGTCGAAACCATCTGTAAGTCCGTCCGCCGCACGCGTCGAGTCGTCGTTGTTCACGACGCGGTCCAATTCGCCGGCCCCGGAGCAGAAATCGCCGCGATCCTACAATGCGAATTGTTCGGTGAGCTTGCCGCGCCCATCGAACGGGTGGGCGCCAGGTTCGTCCCAACCCCGGCCGCGCCGGCGCTGGAGGCCGAGGTGTACCCGTCGCCTGCGCGGATCGTCGCTGCAGCCCAACGCGCGTTGCGATTGGCGAGCACGCATGGGTGACTTCGTGATTCGCATCCCACGGGTCTCGGTTGCCGTGTCCGAGGCCGAACTTGTCGAACTGCTCGTCGACAACGGCCAATATGTCGAGGAAGGCACGCCGATCTACGTCATCGCTACCGACAAAGCCGAACAGGAGATCGAGGCCGGTGCATCGGGCACCGTTGTGTGGACTGCGGAAGTCGGCGCCAGCTACGACATCGGCACCGAAATCGGCGTTATCAAAACAGAGGAGAAGGTATGGACCTGAAAGAGACTCGCGAGCGCACCATCTACGAAAAAGACGGCGCGATCGCGCGCGTCACGCTCAATTGGCCGGAGAAGGCCAACGCTCAAGACCAGAAGCTTGTCGAAGAGATGGACGCCGCGCTGGCCGACGCCGACCGTGACTACGATATCAAGGTCCTGATCGTCAAAGCCAACGGTAACGGCTTTTGTTCTGGACACGCCATCGGCAATAACGCTGTCGACTACCCGGAGTTCGTTGAGGGTTTCAAACATACTGGGACACCGTGGAAGCCGCAGACTGATCTGTTCGTCAAGCCGGTGCTGAACTTGTGGGAATTTTCTAAGCCGACGATCGCGCAGGTGCACGGCTACTGTGTCGGCGGCGGCACCCACTACGGCCTGACCACCGACATTGTCATTGCGGCAGACGATGCGTACTTTCAGTACCCGCCCTTGCAGGGTTTCGGTATGCCGTCAGGCGAATGCTCAATCGAGCCTTGGATTTTCATGAACTGGCGTCGCGCCGCCTACTACCTCTACTTGGCTGAGGTCATCGACGCTCACAAGGCGCTGGCCATCGGTTTGGTCAACGAAGTGGTCCCGCGAGACGAACTTGAAGCGCGTGTTGAGGCCATAGCCCGCCATATCGCGCAGGCTCCGCTGACGACGCTCTTGGCGACCAAGGCCAACCTGAAGCGGGCGTGGGAGTTGATGGGCATGCGGGTGCATTGGCAGAGCTCCAACGACCTGGTTGCGCTGGCGTCACTGAGCGCCGACGTGCAGGCGCTGGTTCAGCAGGTGCTCAAGGGCAAGATCAAACCCGCGGAAATGGCCCGCCGCCAAGCGGCGGCTTCTGAGGCAGCCGAATCCACACAACCCTAAGGGTGTTCGGTGAACATTGCCGACCACGCCAGCCGCGCGCCGCAGTCCACGGCGCTGATCGTCGCGGACGACACCCGGATGTCGTACGGCAAGCTGTACACCCGTAGCCAGCGCGTCGCCGCGGTGTTGCACGAGGCGGGGCTGCGCCGAGGCGACAGCGTCGCGCTCGTGCTTCGCAACCGCCCCGAGTTCCTCGAGATCACGTGGGGGTGTCAACTCTCCGGTCTCTACTACACCCCGATCAACACACACCTCACGTTTGACGAAGTGGCCTACATTGTCTCCGACTGTGAGGCACGCGCGATATTCGTCGACTCGTCGTTTGCCCAGCTTGGGACGCGAATCCTCCACACCTGTCCGCGATTGGACGTGGTGGTCAGCGTCGGTGACCGGCTGACAGGCTGGCGTTGCTATGAGGACGCCCTGCTGGCCGCCGGCGATGCGCCGCCGCTGTCAGACGGCAGCGAGATGCTGTACTCCTCAGGCACCACCGGGCGGCCCAAGGCGGTACGCCGCACGCTGCCCACGCAGCGTGGCTCATGGGCCCAGGCAGTCATGGAGTTGGCGCTGCGTCACCGCTACGGCATGGACGCTTCCAGCGTGTATCTGTCGCCCGCGCCGCTATATCACGCCGCCGGGGTGAACTACACCATGGCGGTCAACCGCGTCGGCGCGGCGTCGGTGATCATCGAGAAGTTCGACGCCGAGAATGTGCTTCGGCTCATCGAGAGTCACCGGGTCACGCATGCGCAGTTCGTGCCGACAATGTTCGTCCGGATGCTCAAGCTGCCCGAGCCGGTACGCAGACGATACGACGTTTCCAGCCTCCAGTGCGTCTTGCATGCCGCCGCTCCATGCCCAGTCGAGGTGAAGCAGGCGATGATGAAATGGTTCGGCCCTATCATTTACGAATATTACGGCGGTACAGAGGGTTTCGCAGGGAGCACGATCGGGCCCGAGGAGTGGCTGGCCCACCCCGGGTCGGTCGGCAAGCCGCTTTCCCCGGTGCATATTGTCGGCGAGGACGGGCGCGAGCTTCCCGCCGGTGAGACGGGTGAGATCTACTTCGAAGGCGGGCCCGCATTCGAGTACTTTAAAGACCCGGCCAAGACAGCGTCGATCCGCAACGAACACGGTTGGCGCACATTGGGCGACATGGGCTACGTCGATGAGGACGGCTACCTGTATCTCACCGATCGCTCGACCTTCATGATCGTCTCGGGTGGGGTGAACATCTACCCACAAGAGGCAGAGAACCTCTTGGTGATGCATCCCAAAGTCATCGATGCGGCGGTATTCGGCGTCCCCAACGACGAATACGGGGAAGAGGTCAAGGCTGTCGTGCAAGCGGCCGACGGCGTCGTAGCCGGGCCTGGCCTTGAAGCCGAGCTCATCGCATACTGCCGAGACCACCTCGCTGCTTACAAGTGCCCGCGCACGGTCGAATTCGACCCACAATTGCCCCGCGACCCCAACGGCAAGCTTTACAAGAGGCGCATCCGCGACCGCTACTGGCAGGGAAGGACTTCGCGGATCGTCTGAGATGAATGAGGGATAGCCATGGTGACACATAATGACTGGACGCCGCTGCCGGTTCCGTGGGCGGTGCAGACTCCAGACCGAATCCCCAAGCAGCGATATTACGACCCCGCGTTCTACGCGCTGGAAACCGAACTGTTGTGGCCTCGCGTGTGGCAAATGGCTTGCCGGCTTGAGGAAATCCCTAAACCCGGTGACTTCATCGAGTACGAGATCCTCGACGAGTCGATCATCGTCGTGCGCCTCGATGGCCAAACGGTGCGCGCTTACCACAACGCATGTCGTCACCGCGGGGTAAAGATTGTGGAGGGCAACGGATCTCGCCGCAGTTTCGTCTGTCCATTCCACGGCTGGTGTTGGGGGCTCAATGGAGCTAACACGTTTGTGCCGCGCTCGGAGGTTTTCGCCGAGCACAACCTGCGCCCCGAGGATCTGAACCTGGTCCCCGTGCGCTGCGAGCTGTGGGGCGGATGTGCGTGGATCAACCTGGACGACGCCGCCCCCCCGTTGCGTGACTGCCTGGAACCGTTCGCGTCCGTCTACGATGCCTGGAAGGTGGAGTCACTGCGCACCGAATGGTGGCAGTCGTGTTTGCTGCCGGTGAACTGGAAGGTGGCGACCGCGGCGTTCATGGAGGGCTACCACGTCCCGCAGACCCATCCCCAGCTGTTGCCCACCTCGAGCAACGGCTCGTCGTCAGGACAGGACCTGATCAAGAAAAGCCTGTACTTCATGCGCGCTCTCGGTGAGGGCATGGGCGGCATGACCCACGAAAACGACATCCGTATCGCCGAGGGCCTGCAAAACATCGAACTGCCGGCCGACCCGAGCGCGGCGATGGCTACCTGGCGCAGCACGCTCAACGATGCGGTTGTCGCTTGGCATCGGGCTCGGGGCTGCGAGATGCCCGATCTCAACGAACTCGATCGCCGCGGCATCACCGACGCGATCGGGTTTTGCTTTCCGCACTACTTCCTGCTGCCCACCTACAGCAGCGCCTCGTCATACCGGATCCGTCCACTCGGGCCTGAGCAGACGCTGTTCGAGGTCTGGTCGCTTACGCGAATCCCGCCGGACCGAGTGACTGGCAGGCCGACCCCACC encodes:
- a CDS encoding acyl-CoA dehydrogenase family protein, with the protein product MTDNVSAPVDESVEQFRARARAWLAANMPRIDPASPPVANRDDQRAWQRARELQKRLYEGGFAGICFPREYGGLGLDYEYQKAFDEESIHYEMPLILNTPTFTICCATLLDTGSEEQKKQHIGAALRGDEVLVQLLSEPSGGSDLAGVLTRAERRGDRWVINGAKTWSTSAFAADYGLCLARTDWDVPKHEGLTMFLVPIAHPGITLRRITQLNGSTEFCEEFLDNVDVGDDAVVGEVNNGWTVASRQLYHERRAVGQGSEFASGSGSEGGRSTPVDFVALARKTGQGDDERVREMAGRVLVHRAVSDQLSEHVYRSVRDGSLPPAAGTLIRLFHADTVTLDMDTALAIAGTAGVVGAEGDGLEHGLRYLSRQTVAIGGGTTEMARNVIGERVLGFPREYAADRGVPFKQVRHGKM
- a CDS encoding CaiB/BaiF CoA transferase family protein, producing MSGVLSGVRVVELASWTYVPAAGVALADWGADVIKVESVASGDPGRALVIGGFTRQAARADTDFILELSNRGKRSIALDLKTDTGREIFGRLLAQADVLLTNWLPAALERVRLTVADIRGFNPNIIIARGTGLGVRGPDRDRGGFDAATYLARGGVAYTLTPFGTEHPAVQGPAFGDLQAGITLAGGICGALFHRQRTGEPTIVDSSLLAQAMWSIAPSISVADLFDVDGIPGAPPGLAINPLVNRYKTKDGRWIQLVFLQPDKFWAGFCRRIGLPELATDERFVPSSNLVANAAEATAIISAKFAEHDLEYWRAALADEPGVWAPLATPREVLQDPQAKPNGYLITNADDRGVEYQMVAAPVQFGETPPPPTRAPEHGQHTEEILLELGYDWDDIATAKDSGAIL
- a CDS encoding mycofactocin-coupled SDR family oxidoreductase, which translates into the protein MGRVTGKVALISGAARGQGRSHARMLAAEGADIIAVDLCADIETNEYPLARPEDLDETARLVEKEGQRAFAAIADVRDRAALSEAIDRGVAELGRLDVVVANAGICPLTAGLPPQAFADAVDVDLVGVINLVHASLKHLQAGASIIVTGSVAAFMASMNTGGIDGGPGGAGYAFAKQVVAHYVNDFALQLAPKFIRMNAIHPTNCNTDMLHSPPMYRAFRPDLPNPTRDDAELSFPVIQAMPIPYVEPVDISEAVVFLASDAARYITGQQLRVDAGGFLKVKPWSGV
- a CDS encoding thiamine pyrophosphate-dependent dehydrogenase E1 component subunit alpha, translated to MEPSVSPEVPPDIQRRLYALMVLMKAADDRLSKGIGTGEFMCVYWPSRGQEAVAAAMGVSLREDDQLVTTYRGLHDLIGKGVPLEEIYGEMMGRTVGASRGKGGTMHIANPGKGVMLSTGIVGAGPPVGVGLAMAARRKGLDRVTAVSFGDGATNTGSFHEAANMAALWDLPLVFVCQNNGYAEMTPTEHTMKLERVADRAAGYGMPGIRVDGNDPLAVKSALDEALHRARSGGGPTFLECVTFRFRGHYFGDRMPYIPKEQLAAAMTADPVPRFRSRLAETGVCAEEELERIEREAADTVETALRAVMSAPAPGIEELEHDVYAQPITSPR
- a CDS encoding alpha-ketoacid dehydrogenase subunit beta; translated protein: MDEKEMTMREALNLALDQAMQVDERVFLLGEDIADPGATGPTAGLSTKYGRDRVLDTPISEAGIVGAAIGAAIDGLLPVAEIMIMDFIGLAADQLINHAAKLRFMTGGRTGAPITVRTQVYGGLGTGATHSQSLEAWFMHVPGLKVIVPSTPRDAKGLLTSAIFDEDPCLFVETIRLQTQRGLVPIDPEFCIPLGRAEIKRTGADVTLISYGRSVQDALAAAARLQEQDVSAEVVDLRTLVPLDVETICKSVRRTRRVVVVHDAVQFAGPGAEIAAILQCELFGELAAPIERVGARFVPTPAAPALEAEVYPSPARIVAAAQRALRLASTHG
- a CDS encoding biotin/lipoyl-containing protein, which encodes MGDFVIRIPRVSVAVSEAELVELLVDNGQYVEEGTPIYVIATDKAEQEIEAGASGTVVWTAEVGASYDIGTEIGVIKTEEKVWT
- a CDS encoding enoyl-CoA hydratase/isomerase family protein yields the protein MDLKETRERTIYEKDGAIARVTLNWPEKANAQDQKLVEEMDAALADADRDYDIKVLIVKANGNGFCSGHAIGNNAVDYPEFVEGFKHTGTPWKPQTDLFVKPVLNLWEFSKPTIAQVHGYCVGGGTHYGLTTDIVIAADDAYFQYPPLQGFGMPSGECSIEPWIFMNWRRAAYYLYLAEVIDAHKALAIGLVNEVVPRDELEARVEAIARHIAQAPLTTLLATKANLKRAWELMGMRVHWQSSNDLVALASLSADVQALVQQVLKGKIKPAEMARRQAAASEAAESTQP
- a CDS encoding acyl-CoA synthetase gives rise to the protein MNIADHASRAPQSTALIVADDTRMSYGKLYTRSQRVAAVLHEAGLRRGDSVALVLRNRPEFLEITWGCQLSGLYYTPINTHLTFDEVAYIVSDCEARAIFVDSSFAQLGTRILHTCPRLDVVVSVGDRLTGWRCYEDALLAAGDAPPLSDGSEMLYSSGTTGRPKAVRRTLPTQRGSWAQAVMELALRHRYGMDASSVYLSPAPLYHAAGVNYTMAVNRVGAASVIIEKFDAENVLRLIESHRVTHAQFVPTMFVRMLKLPEPVRRRYDVSSLQCVLHAAAPCPVEVKQAMMKWFGPIIYEYYGGTEGFAGSTIGPEEWLAHPGSVGKPLSPVHIVGEDGRELPAGETGEIYFEGGPAFEYFKDPAKTASIRNEHGWRTLGDMGYVDEDGYLYLTDRSTFMIVSGGVNIYPQEAENLLVMHPKVIDAAVFGVPNDEYGEEVKAVVQAADGVVAGPGLEAELIAYCRDHLAAYKCPRTVEFDPQLPRDPNGKLYKRRIRDRYWQGRTSRIV
- a CDS encoding aromatic ring-hydroxylating oxygenase subunit alpha, whose translation is MVTHNDWTPLPVPWAVQTPDRIPKQRYYDPAFYALETELLWPRVWQMACRLEEIPKPGDFIEYEILDESIIVVRLDGQTVRAYHNACRHRGVKIVEGNGSRRSFVCPFHGWCWGLNGANTFVPRSEVFAEHNLRPEDLNLVPVRCELWGGCAWINLDDAAPPLRDCLEPFASVYDAWKVESLRTEWWQSCLLPVNWKVATAAFMEGYHVPQTHPQLLPTSSNGSSSGQDLIKKSLYFMRALGEGMGGMTHENDIRIAEGLQNIELPADPSAAMATWRSTLNDAVVAWHRARGCEMPDLNELDRRGITDAIGFCFPHYFLLPTYSSASSYRIRPLGPEQTLFEVWSLTRIPPDRVTGRPTPPQPMAPDDPRWPPIPAQDFSNLPRQQKGLHSRGFEYMRLSNQIEGLISNFERVIDGFLAGLSYDILVPAIQKTNTTIDVPIADLALR